The following coding sequences lie in one Gadus morhua chromosome 20, gadMor3.0, whole genome shotgun sequence genomic window:
- the htr1fa gene encoding 5-hydroxytryptamine receptor 1F, whose translation MDLPNCTLGALASNSCVSYDSLDTAGTPPKKIMLTLTLSVLAVVTTVINCLVITTVIVTRKLHHPANYLICSLASTDLLVAVLVMPFSIIYIQKEIWVMGQIVCTIYLSVDITCCTCSILHLAAIAIDRYRAITDAVEYARKRTGARAAVMVAVVWGLSILISLPPLLWRHYSGDAEQDDQCIITYDHIAFTLYSTLGAFYIPLLLILILYYKIYRAAQTLYMRREASRASRYSCMTNGSTMPSSYPAGDGSPLPQSPVVPQDKSFSDPSTEDRERDRTRVAARACRRKSRRSESCRSESYRSESRRGTFGQGPRISGTRERKAASTLGMILGAFVICWLPFFVKEVIVNTCASCSISMELADFLTWLGYLNSLINPLIYTIFNEDFKKAFQRLVRCNHY comes from the coding sequence ATGGACCTCCCCAACTGCACATTAGGGGCGCTGGCCTCAAACAGCTGTGTCAGCTATGACTCCCTGGACACTGCTGGAACACCTCCTAAAAAGATCATGCTTACCTTGACGCTGTCTGTGCTTGCCGTTGTAACCACGGTCATCAACTGCCTGGTCATCACCACCGTCATAGTGACCCGCAAGCTGCACCACCCGGCCAACTACCTCATCTGCTCCCTGGCCTCCACGGATCTCCTGGTGGCCGTGCTGGTCATGCCCTTCAGCATCATCTACATCCAAAAGGAGATCTGGGTCATGGGCCAGATTGTGTGCACCATCTACCTGAGTGTGGACATCACCTGCTGCACCTGCTCCATCCTCCATTTGGCCGCCATCGCCATCGACCGATACAGGGCCATCACGGATGCCGTGGAGTATGCTCGCAAGCGAACCGGAGCCAGGGCGGCGGTGATGGTGGCCGTGGTGTGGGGGCTGTCCATCCTGATCTCCCTGCCCCCCTTGCTTTGGCGGCACTACAGTGGCGACGCAGAGCAGGACGACCAGTGCATCATCACCTACGACCACATTGCCTTCACCCTGTACTCCACGTTGGGGGCGTTCTACATACCCCTGCTGCTCATACTCATCCTGTACTACAAGATCTACCGCGCCGCCCAGACGCTGTACATGCGCCGGGAGGCCAGCCGCGCCAGTCGGTACTCCTGCATGACCAACGGGAGCACCATGCCCTCCTCGTATCCCGCCGGCGACGGCAGCCCGTTGCCCCAGAGCCCCGTGGTGCCACAGGACAAGTCTTTCTCCGACCCGTCGACCGAGGACCGCGAGCGTGACCGCACGCGCGTCGCCGCCAGGGCCTGCCGGAGGAAGTCGCGTCGGAGCGAGTCGTGCCGCAGCGAATCGTACCGCAGCGAGTCTCGACGGGGAACGTTCGGTCAGGGTCCTCGGATCTCAGGCACGCGAGAGCGCAAGGCGGCGTCCACGCTCGGCATGATTTTGGGTGCGTTTGTCATCTGCTGGCTTCCCTTCTTTGTCAAAGAGGTGATTGTCAACACCTGCGCGTCTTGCAGTATCTCAATGGAACTGGCTGACTTTCTGACGTGGTTGGGCTACCTGAATTCTCTTATCAACCCGCTTATCTACACTATCTTTAATGAGGACTTTAAAAAAGCTTTTCAAAGACTGGTTAGATGCAATCATTACTGA